In one window of Leptospira sp. WS92.C1 DNA:
- a CDS encoding PP2C family protein-serine/threonine phosphatase produces MRNILLLFISLILFSIALFIGILQTSSETLRPPFYYYPNGTIIQTSEEFPDILGKKVDLLELEIAVKMAESGQSYENGIHVYDKGVSETIPVILSPKSDYSVIRDFTRDILISLLYLSVTIWFFFYTRDLYMLLLFGSLSCLSLFNFFLVGFHEFHFLFFFFLYFTAFVILNISFRLSGKELPTRWFAPEIIFSLIAGFVGRSQKADPHIFGILATNGVYSILICSVICIFILVLDSIRNLFPLQSLFKKFSLIIAFSAISILPFVSVEFSEMISPEISKLLILFAFLVFPVLIIYGTFTYSIVPVQIAFSSSLTSIYLILILAVGYLFLLAAFFKFNPIAADKYLEEFNVLFLSLSIYTLNSINRRLSNLVETWSFKRNQKLHSALETMSSMISAPISMRATINSLMKMVSEGLDITKILVLIPADKFPRTDLKNINFIRIASSSEIWHYFASNTEVTVTTHLAYGLGIRESVYKFLQNSGVQLTYPIFNYAKGKEVLGVFLVGEKKNRKNFNLGELHFLKECTRMASMLLQNYALLAEEVEKKRIVRDLNMASIIDKTLHVAEGEPIKGTKIGFFSIPAVGISGDYLDIQKLNSNRMLLALGDVSGHGLGTGYLVSAIRGIIQNQIRKKSDLSTIFKVINSFLIERYRGSEFMTFICGEYNSQEETFQYINAGHSSPICIRKSGKVELRTETQRVLGVLPTDYKHLTIPIYAGDKLILFTDGVTETFNDNEEIFGDENFIKLLTDHHDLNPQDLANLVLKTIQEYRGKKDPSDDISFICLEVT; encoded by the coding sequence ATGAGAAATATACTCTTGCTTTTTATTTCTCTGATCCTGTTTAGCATCGCATTGTTTATCGGAATTTTACAAACTTCTTCGGAAACGCTAAGGCCGCCCTTTTATTACTATCCAAACGGAACGATCATTCAAACCAGTGAGGAATTTCCCGACATCTTAGGAAAAAAAGTAGACCTACTGGAATTGGAAATTGCGGTCAAGATGGCCGAGTCCGGCCAATCGTATGAAAACGGAATTCACGTTTACGATAAAGGAGTTAGCGAAACCATTCCCGTTATCCTCTCTCCTAAGTCCGATTATTCGGTAATTCGGGATTTCACTAGAGACATTCTCATCTCTCTTTTATATCTTTCGGTGACTATCTGGTTTTTCTTTTATACAAGAGATCTGTATATGTTACTGTTGTTCGGGTCCTTATCCTGTTTGAGTCTGTTTAATTTCTTTTTAGTCGGATTTCACGAATTTCATTTCTTATTCTTTTTCTTTCTCTATTTTACCGCGTTTGTAATTTTAAACATTTCCTTTCGACTCAGTGGAAAGGAATTACCGACTCGATGGTTCGCACCGGAAATTATTTTTTCTTTGATCGCGGGTTTTGTAGGCAGATCTCAGAAAGCCGATCCTCATATTTTCGGAATTCTCGCCACCAACGGAGTGTATTCGATACTGATCTGTTCGGTGATCTGTATTTTTATTCTGGTATTGGATTCGATTCGCAATCTTTTTCCTCTGCAAAGTCTTTTTAAAAAATTCAGTCTGATTATCGCTTTCAGTGCGATTTCCATTCTTCCTTTTGTTTCCGTGGAATTTTCCGAAATGATCTCACCGGAAATTTCAAAATTACTGATCTTGTTTGCATTCTTGGTCTTTCCGGTGTTGATCATCTATGGAACGTTCACATATTCGATCGTTCCCGTTCAAATCGCGTTTAGTTCTTCGCTGACTTCGATTTATCTGATTCTGATTTTAGCCGTCGGTTATTTATTCTTATTAGCCGCCTTTTTTAAATTCAATCCGATCGCTGCCGATAAATATCTGGAAGAATTCAACGTTCTTTTTCTTTCTTTGAGTATTTATACGTTAAACTCTATAAACAGAAGACTTTCCAATTTAGTCGAAACCTGGAGTTTTAAAAGAAATCAAAAACTACATTCCGCATTGGAAACGATGTCTTCCATGATCAGCGCGCCGATTTCGATGAGAGCTACGATCAACAGTCTTATGAAGATGGTTTCGGAGGGGTTGGACATTACAAAAATTCTTGTTTTGATCCCCGCGGATAAATTCCCAAGGACGGATCTCAAAAACATAAATTTTATCAGAATCGCTTCCAGCTCGGAAATCTGGCATTATTTTGCATCCAATACGGAAGTAACGGTCACGACACATCTCGCATACGGGCTTGGAATCCGGGAATCCGTTTACAAATTTCTGCAAAACTCGGGAGTTCAGCTAACGTATCCGATTTTCAATTATGCCAAAGGAAAGGAAGTCCTTGGCGTATTTTTGGTGGGTGAAAAGAAAAATCGTAAGAATTTTAACCTGGGAGAACTTCATTTTTTAAAGGAATGCACGAGAATGGCCTCTATGCTTCTTCAAAACTACGCGTTATTAGCGGAAGAGGTGGAGAAAAAAAGAATCGTTCGCGATCTCAATATGGCTTCGATCATTGACAAAACGCTTCATGTCGCCGAAGGAGAACCTATCAAAGGAACAAAGATCGGGTTTTTCTCCATTCCCGCAGTTGGCATCTCCGGAGATTATTTAGACATTCAAAAATTGAATTCCAACAGGATGTTGCTTGCTTTAGGTGATGTTTCGGGTCACGGATTGGGAACCGGATACCTTGTGAGTGCGATACGCGGTATTATTCAGAATCAAATTCGTAAAAAATCCGATTTATCTACGATATTTAAAGTGATTAACTCGTTTCTCATAGAAAGATATAGAGGCAGCGAGTTCATGACCTTCATCTGTGGAGAATACAATTCGCAAGAAGAGACGTTTCAGTATATCAACGCGGGTCATTCTTCTCCGATTTGTATCAGAAAAAGCGGAAAAGTAGAACTCAGAACCGAAACTCAAAGAGTTCTCGGAGTCTTACCAACGGATTATAAACACTTAACAATTCCGATTTATGCAGGTGATAAGCTAATTTTATTCACGGATGGGGTCACAGAAACGTTCAATGATAACGAAGAAATTTTCGGTGATGAGAATTTTATAAAACTTCTAACGGATCATCATGATTTGAATCCACAAGATCTTGCGAATCTTGTATTAAAAACGATTCAAGAATATCGCGGAAAGAAAGATCCAAGCGATGACATATCATTTATCTGTCTTGAAGTGACTTAG
- the argJ gene encoding bifunctional glutamate N-acetyltransferase/amino-acid acetyltransferase ArgJ, protein MPKGFSSFGINIGIKDKTKDFGVIYSEVPCKSAAVFTKNNYPGAPVIVGKEHIQSGRLQAIVINSKNSNVATGEKGIQNSREICKTIGESLGISETLVLPSSTGVIGVPLKMEVILPACKKAKEFLKPGNLEEVAEAIMTTDTRKKISFRKIKTKSGEGTIYGIAKGAGMIEPNMATMLCYILTDVSLPESANLYSVLMSSVDRSFNCLTIDSDTSTSDTVALLCNGLAGEADVQEFSDALQEICIDLTKLIAIDGEGATKLIELTVSSARDEIQARKIGKSILNSPLVKTAIYGGDPNWGRLVMAVGKVFDEPIPFAPLEIYFGNLPVKEATPETLKKLSDYLKNNTEISLNVVLNVGATSMKFWGCDLTEKYIEENAYYTT, encoded by the coding sequence ATGCCTAAGGGCTTTTCTTCTTTCGGAATCAATATTGGAATCAAAGATAAAACAAAAGATTTCGGTGTAATTTATTCCGAAGTTCCCTGCAAATCCGCTGCGGTATTTACAAAAAACAATTATCCCGGCGCACCCGTAATCGTTGGAAAAGAACACATTCAATCCGGACGACTTCAGGCCATCGTGATTAATTCTAAAAATTCAAATGTGGCAACCGGAGAAAAAGGAATTCAAAACTCCAGGGAAATCTGCAAAACGATTGGAGAGTCTCTTGGTATTTCCGAAACGTTAGTTCTTCCTTCCTCGACCGGTGTGATCGGAGTACCTTTGAAAATGGAAGTCATTCTTCCCGCTTGTAAAAAGGCGAAAGAATTTTTAAAACCCGGAAACTTGGAAGAAGTCGCGGAAGCGATCATGACCACAGACACTCGGAAAAAAATTTCTTTTCGAAAAATCAAAACAAAATCGGGAGAAGGAACGATATACGGTATCGCAAAGGGCGCGGGGATGATCGAACCGAATATGGCGACGATGCTTTGTTATATTCTCACCGATGTTTCTCTTCCTGAGTCTGCAAATCTTTATTCCGTGTTGATGTCCTCCGTGGATCGGAGTTTCAATTGTCTTACAATCGATTCGGATACTTCCACCTCGGATACAGTGGCGCTGCTTTGCAACGGACTCGCAGGAGAAGCAGATGTTCAGGAATTTTCAGACGCACTCCAAGAGATTTGCATCGATCTTACCAAACTCATCGCGATCGACGGCGAAGGTGCGACGAAATTGATTGAGTTGACAGTATCTTCCGCAAGAGACGAGATTCAGGCGCGGAAGATAGGTAAGTCCATCTTAAATTCTCCTTTGGTAAAAACGGCTATTTACGGTGGAGACCCCAACTGGGGAAGATTGGTTATGGCAGTCGGCAAGGTCTTTGACGAGCCGATTCCGTTTGCACCGTTGGAAATTTATTTCGGAAATTTACCGGTAAAGGAAGCAACCCCTGAAACCTTAAAAAAGCTTTCCGATTATCTAAAAAATAATACTGAAATTTCTTTGAATGTAGTATTGAATGTTGGGGCGACCTCTATGAAATTCTGGGGCTGCGATCTTACTGAAAAATACATAGAAGAAAATGCCTACTATACTACCTGA
- a CDS encoding response regulator, with amino-acid sequence MKNQSGNPGQKVLVVDDEEDIAELIRFHLEENGYQVDTCQNGLEVLPKLEKNTPDLVILDLMLPGIGGMDLCKKIKEKYSMPIIMVTAKSGETEAVLGLELGADDYVRKPFSTRELIARVRSVLRRSKEGEEEEQFEGNITIGNIFLNLKAHKAFINNSEVDLTLIEYKILNLFMTNPGVAFTRDKLLDRVWGKDIYVTDRAVDVNIKRLRDKLGEEKERLETIRGIGYRFNEA; translated from the coding sequence ATGAAAAATCAATCAGGGAACCCGGGACAAAAAGTTCTCGTTGTGGACGATGAGGAAGATATTGCCGAGCTGATCCGATTCCACTTGGAAGAAAACGGCTACCAAGTAGACACTTGCCAAAACGGTTTGGAAGTCCTTCCAAAACTCGAAAAAAATACGCCTGATCTAGTCATTCTTGATCTTATGCTTCCCGGAATCGGCGGAATGGATCTTTGCAAAAAGATCAAAGAAAAATATTCAATGCCCATCATTATGGTTACCGCAAAATCAGGAGAAACGGAAGCGGTTCTCGGACTGGAACTAGGGGCCGACGATTATGTTCGTAAACCGTTTAGTACGAGAGAATTGATCGCAAGAGTACGTTCGGTATTGAGAAGATCTAAAGAAGGGGAAGAAGAGGAGCAATTTGAAGGAAACATTACAATCGGTAACATCTTTCTGAATTTAAAAGCGCACAAAGCGTTTATCAACAACTCCGAAGTGGATTTAACCTTAATCGAATACAAGATCTTGAATCTTTTTATGACAAACCCGGGTGTAGCGTTTACGAGAGATAAACTATTGGATCGGGTTTGGGGAAAAGATATTTACGTTACCGACAGAGCTGTCGACGTAAATATTAAGAGATTACGCGATAAGCTCGGGGAAGAAAAAGAAAGACTCGAAACGATACGCGGAATCGGCTATAGATTCAATGAGGCGTAG
- a CDS encoding ATP-binding protein: MRRSLFSKLLLSNWLLLLVLLVAAGAVLFAEQYVHSDLKILLFSFYVLFAMFGTFYMSYSIAKSVSEPLDRIEKKTGDINAGDFGSELPLSAISELANLASSINLMSTRLKNQFVDLTIEKEKFDSVLQNLKEGVFAIDPENTSILFQNKSIPGSLIEPDSRSRKVTDATRDPRLLEFVLSHLKGSGDSKMELDLGQNFYTIKMYPLRTNGKILMYIGVIRNITEEKQSHIIREQFVQNASHELKTPITSIKGYTETLLDRLKLSPESHEKRFLDAISRNTDRMVRIVEDMLTITRIENQTAISGDEEFSLKSLVENLSYTVEGVVSPKNQKFVVEMQEPLMIAADWVLLEHMLLNLISNASSYSPDGKTITLRILPVKPDQVQFQVIDQGIGIQDEDKSRIFERFFRVDKNRSRKEGGTGLGLSIVKHIVRLHHGSIKVFDNPEGGTVFSATIPIRYVPKPS; encoded by the coding sequence ATGAGGCGTAGCTTATTTTCAAAACTACTTCTTAGTAACTGGCTGCTTTTGCTAGTACTCCTCGTAGCCGCGGGAGCGGTTCTTTTCGCGGAACAATACGTTCATTCCGATCTTAAAATTCTACTTTTTTCCTTTTATGTTCTTTTTGCGATGTTCGGAACATTCTACATGTCCTACTCGATCGCAAAAAGTGTTTCCGAACCCTTGGATCGAATCGAAAAAAAAACAGGGGATATCAACGCGGGTGATTTCGGATCAGAACTTCCTCTTTCAGCTATCAGCGAACTCGCAAACCTAGCTTCCTCCATCAACCTGATGTCCACGAGACTTAAAAATCAATTCGTGGATTTAACGATCGAAAAAGAAAAGTTCGATTCGGTTTTGCAAAATCTAAAAGAAGGTGTTTTCGCGATCGACCCGGAAAATACTTCCATTCTTTTTCAAAACAAAAGTATTCCGGGCTCCTTGATCGAACCCGACTCTAGATCAAGAAAGGTAACAGATGCAACAAGAGATCCTCGACTTTTAGAATTCGTATTGAGTCATCTAAAAGGTTCGGGAGATTCTAAAATGGAATTGGATCTTGGACAAAATTTTTATACGATCAAGATGTATCCGCTCCGAACAAACGGAAAAATTCTAATGTATATCGGCGTTATCCGAAACATCACGGAAGAAAAACAATCTCATATCATTCGGGAGCAGTTTGTTCAAAACGCCTCTCATGAACTCAAAACTCCGATCACTTCCATCAAAGGTTATACCGAAACTTTATTGGATCGATTAAAGTTATCGCCGGAAAGTCATGAAAAAAGATTCTTAGACGCCATTTCCAGAAATACGGATCGAATGGTACGTATCGTAGAAGACATGCTTACGATCACAAGAATCGAAAATCAAACCGCGATTTCCGGAGACGAAGAATTTTCTCTCAAGTCCCTTGTTGAAAATCTGAGTTATACAGTGGAAGGTGTCGTATCCCCGAAAAATCAGAAATTCGTAGTGGAGATGCAGGAGCCTTTGATGATCGCTGCGGATTGGGTTCTTTTGGAACACATGCTTCTCAATCTCATTTCAAACGCGTCTTCATATTCTCCGGATGGAAAAACGATTACATTGAGAATTCTTCCGGTAAAACCCGACCAAGTTCAATTTCAAGTGATCGATCAAGGGATCGGTATTCAAGACGAGGATAAAAGTAGAATTTTTGAAAGATTCTTCCGAGTGGATAAAAACCGTTCCCGAAAGGAGGGCGGGACCGGGCTCGGTTTATCAATCGTAAAACATATCGTTCGTCTTCATCATGGGTCCATAAAAGTTTTCGACAATCCGGAAGGCGGAACCGTTTTTTCGGCTACGATTCCGATCCGTTACGTGCCCAAACCGTCCTAA
- a CDS encoding RNA polymerase sigma factor: MRENLPIVCNPEDWVCIQKVLHGDFNSFELLMNRYQGLIYSQAIKAFRNKTEAEDFTQDIFLKAFESLSTFQGRSQFSTWLFTIARNEIIRRYRKEHPEVSGLEALILAENTKEKKNEISSEQENKILKQEGSEKIRNLVESLPELYRKPITLHYFENMSYKEISKKLNLKMNTLKSYIFRGKEIMRDWLNKEENEKKE, encoded by the coding sequence ATGAGGGAAAACCTTCCCATTGTATGCAACCCGGAAGATTGGGTTTGCATTCAAAAAGTCTTACACGGCGATTTCAATTCTTTCGAGTTATTGATGAACCGTTATCAAGGACTGATCTATTCTCAAGCAATCAAGGCCTTTCGAAACAAAACGGAGGCCGAAGATTTCACCCAGGACATATTTTTAAAAGCCTTTGAAAGTTTATCCACCTTCCAAGGACGATCCCAATTTTCCACGTGGCTATTTACGATCGCACGAAACGAAATCATACGAAGATACCGAAAGGAACACCCTGAAGTATCCGGATTAGAAGCGCTTATCTTAGCCGAAAACACAAAGGAAAAGAAGAATGAAATCTCTTCCGAACAGGAAAACAAAATTCTAAAACAGGAAGGTTCCGAGAAAATCCGAAATCTCGTGGAAAGTTTGCCCGAGCTGTATCGCAAACCGATCACTCTCCATTATTTTGAGAATATGTCTTATAAAGAAATTTCGAAAAAATTAAACTTGAAAATGAACACCCTAAAGAGTTATATTTTTAGAGGAAAGGAAATTATGAGAGATTGGTTAAACAAGGAAGAAAATGAAAAAAAAGAATGA
- a CDS encoding CoA pyrophosphatase — MRIDLPSLKNRLAPPQESFLGIPISPYGEEKTRASSVIVSIYENQDQSQGLILQKRNSNLKAHPGQIAFPGGAHSITDKNLLHTALREWEEEMGEPSSLLEVLGEYNGIFTNTGFHISPFIARYKGAFQFKTNPEEVERPILLDLDQIRTAPFYSIRIRRTSAIEIEIYYFNLSEGLLWGATGKILVDLLRDYADFQRTPIQVEPNLGVPPFFDPMRKFSKKN, encoded by the coding sequence ATGAGAATCGATCTTCCGTCGCTCAAAAATCGACTTGCACCCCCTCAGGAAAGCTTTTTAGGAATTCCGATATCTCCATACGGCGAAGAAAAAACTCGGGCCTCGTCCGTTATTGTTTCTATTTATGAAAACCAAGATCAATCACAAGGCCTCATTCTTCAAAAAAGAAATTCCAATCTAAAAGCGCATCCCGGACAAATTGCTTTTCCCGGAGGAGCACATTCTATAACGGATAAAAATCTTTTACATACCGCACTGAGAGAATGGGAAGAAGAAATGGGAGAACCGAGTTCTCTGCTCGAAGTTCTCGGAGAATACAATGGAATTTTTACAAACACAGGATTTCACATTTCTCCGTTTATCGCTCGTTATAAAGGGGCATTTCAATTTAAAACAAACCCCGAAGAAGTAGAACGTCCTATTTTGTTGGATTTGGATCAAATTCGAACCGCACCTTTTTATTCCATCCGAATCAGAAGGACAAGCGCTATAGAAATCGAAATCTATTACTTCAATTTATCGGAAGGACTTCTTTGGGGAGCGACCGGAAAAATCCTTGTCGATCTTTTGCGGGATTACGCAGATTTTCAAAGAACTCCGATTCAAGTGGAGCCAAATTTAGGGGTCCCTCCTTTTTTTGATCCGATGCGTAAATTCTCCAAAAAAAACTAA